A section of the Triticum dicoccoides isolate Atlit2015 ecotype Zavitan chromosome 7A, WEW_v2.0, whole genome shotgun sequence genome encodes:
- the LOC119330303 gene encoding E3 ubiquitin-protein ligase RGLG4-like, whose amino-acid sequence MGGVLSALLGGHRRRAAEARRMTMSRSGEPSGHGRGGGGEQRRRAMLSKKYSYIPDTFTSLDQVASALRDQGLESSNLILGVDFTKSNEWTGKRSFNGQSLHKLGDAPNPYEAAISIIGKTLAPFDEDNLIPCFGFGDATTHDYNVFSFHPDNSPCHGFEEVLACYRNVVPHLRLSGPTSFAPIVEAAVDIVDRTGGQYHVLVIVADGQVTRSVDTSEGDLSPQERRTVDSIVMASSYPLSIVLVGVGDGPWEDMQKFDDKLPARAFDNFQFVNFTSIMSRNATLQQKESAFALAALMEVPIQYKATMELGILGRSTGKAKRVVPAPPPLPASSSLRREASSANAAAAEPREDQVCPICLTNAKDLAFGCGHMCCRECGENLDRCPICRETIRSKLRLYTG is encoded by the exons ATGGGCGGGGTGTTGAGCGCGCTGTTGGGCGGCCACCGGCGGAGAGCGGCCGAGGCGAGGAGGATGACGATGTCGAGGAGCGGTGAGCCGTCGGGACACGGCCGTGGCGGAGGCGGCGAGCAGCGGCGGAGGGCGATGCTGTCCAAGAAGTACTCGTACATACCGGACACCTTCACCTCCCTCGACCAG GTGGCTTCGGCGCTGCGAGATCAGGGCCTCGAGTCGTCCAACCTCATCCTCGGGGTGGACTTCACCAAGAGCAACGAATGGACGGGGAAGCGGTCGTTCAACGGGCAGAGCCTGCACAAGCTGGGCGACGCGCCCAACCCTTACGAGGCGGCCATCAGCATCATCGGCAAGACGCTCGCCCCCTTCGACGAGGACAACCTCATCCCCTGCTTCGGCTTCGGCGACG CGACCACGCACGACTACAACGTCTTCAGCTTCCACCCCGACAACTCGCCGTGCCACGGCTTCGAGGAGGTCCTGGCATGCTACCGGAACGTCGTGCCGCACCTCAGGCTATCAG GGCCGACGTCCTTCGCACCGATCGTGGAAGCCGCCGTCGACATCGTGGACAGGACCGGAGGCCAGTACCATGTCCTCGTCATCGTCGCCGACGGCCAG GTCACTAGGAGTGTTGATACAAGTGAGGGCGATCTAAGCCCGCAGGAGCGAAGAACCGTCGACTCCATTGTCATGGCCAG TTCGTATCCCTTGTCCATCGTGCTGGTCGGGGTCGGGGATGGCCCATGGGAGGACATGCAGAAGTTCGACGACAAGCTCCCCGCGCGCGCCTTCGACAACTTCCAG TTTGTCAACTTCACGTCCATCATGTCGAGGAACGCGACGCTGCAGCAGAAGGAGTCGGCGTTCGCGCTGGCGGCGCTCATGGAGGTGCCCATCCAGTACAAGGCCACCATGGAGCTCGGCATCCTAGGCCGGTCCACGGGGAAGGCCAAGAGGGTCGTCCCGGCCCCGcccccgctgccggcgtcgtcgtcGTTGAGGCGGGAAGCTAGCAGCGCGAACGCCGCCGCGGCGGAGCCAAGAGAGGATCAG GTGTGCCCAATCTGCTTGACCAATGCCAAAGATCTAGCGTTTGGCTGCGGCCACATG TGTTGCAGGGAGTGTGGGGAGAACCTCGACAGATGCCCGATATGCCGAGAGACAATACGCTCCAAGCTGAGGCTGTACACGGGATGA